CTGGTCCGTGCGACGGCTTCCGACGGAGAGTGATGAGGCGGCAATGAGTGAACTGACGAAGCCCGAGGTCGACGTTCCGGAGGGTGACGCTCCTACCGAGCTGACCATCCGGGACCTGGTCGTCGGGGACGGGACTGAGGTGAAGCCGGGCATGGTGGTCAGGGTCCACTATGTCGGGGTGACCTTCGAGTCCGGGAAGGAGTTCGATGCCTCCTGGGACCGGGGCCAGCCGTTCAAGTTCGCCCTGGGCAGTGGCAAGGTCATCAAGGGCTGGGACCGGGGGGTGAGGGGGATGAAGGTCGGCGGTCGGCGCGAGATCATCGTTCCCCCGCGTCTCGGCTACGGCAATCAGTCGCCCTCACCGTTGATCCCGCCGGGCTCGACCCTGGTCTTCGTGGTGGACCTGCTGGACTCGTATTCCAGCACAACCGGGTGGAGCAACGCCTGGTGACCCTGGCCGCTCCTCCCCTACGACGTGCCTCAGTTTGAGGTGTGGTGAAGGACGACGACGGCCTTCACGATGTCGGTGATCCGGTTGGTGC
The DNA window shown above is from Streptomyces sp. NBC_01445 and carries:
- a CDS encoding FKBP-type peptidyl-prolyl cis-trans isomerase; the encoded protein is MSELTKPEVDVPEGDAPTELTIRDLVVGDGTEVKPGMVVRVHYVGVTFESGKEFDASWDRGQPFKFALGSGKVIKGWDRGVRGMKVGGRREIIVPPRLGYGNQSPSPLIPPGSTLVFVVDLLDSYSSTTGWSNAW